A region from the Citrobacter koseri ATCC BAA-895 genome encodes:
- the lpxP gene encoding kdo(2)-lipid IV(A) palmitoleoyltransferase → MFPQCKFSRALLHPRYWLTWFGLTVLWLLVLLPYPVLRFLGTRTGRLARPFLKRRESIARKNLELCFPNLTPEEREKMIVENFHSLGMALIETGMAWFWPDKRVRKWFDVDGLDNLTQAQAQKRGVMVVGVHFMSLELGGRVMGLCQPMMATYRPHNNSLMEWVQTRGRMRSNKAMIGRNNLRGIVGALKKGEAVWFAPDQDYGRKGSSFAPFFAVKDVATTNGTYVLSRLSGAAMLTVTMIRKGDNSGYRLYITPEMEGYPEEENQAAAYMNKIIEKEIMRAPEQYLWIHRRFKTRPLGEASLYV, encoded by the coding sequence ATGTTCCCACAATGCAAATTTTCTCGTGCGCTACTGCACCCGCGCTACTGGCTTACCTGGTTTGGTCTTACTGTACTCTGGTTACTGGTGCTGCTTCCCTACCCCGTTTTACGCTTCCTGGGTACGCGAACCGGCAGACTTGCCCGTCCCTTTCTGAAACGTCGCGAATCCATCGCCCGTAAGAATCTTGAGCTTTGCTTCCCCAATCTGACGCCGGAAGAAAGGGAAAAGATGATAGTGGAGAACTTCCACTCCCTCGGTATGGCACTTATTGAAACGGGTATGGCGTGGTTCTGGCCTGATAAGCGGGTACGTAAATGGTTTGATGTGGACGGTCTGGATAACCTCACACAGGCGCAAGCGCAAAAACGCGGTGTGATGGTCGTAGGCGTCCACTTTATGTCGCTGGAATTAGGCGGTCGGGTCATGGGGCTGTGCCAGCCGATGATGGCGACATACCGCCCGCACAATAACTCGCTGATGGAGTGGGTTCAGACGCGGGGTCGCATGCGTTCAAATAAAGCGATGATTGGGCGCAACAATCTGCGCGGCATCGTCGGCGCGCTGAAAAAAGGTGAAGCCGTATGGTTCGCCCCGGATCAGGATTACGGCCGTAAAGGCAGTTCATTTGCTCCCTTCTTCGCGGTCAAAGACGTCGCAACGACTAACGGCACCTATGTGTTATCCCGCCTTTCCGGCGCAGCGATGCTGACCGTCACCATGATCAGAAAAGGTGATAACTCAGGTTATCGTCTGTATATCACGCCAGAAATGGAAGGCTACCCGGAAGAAGAGAACCAGGCGGCAGCCTATATGAACAAGATTATTGAGAAAGAGATTATGCGCGCACCTGAGCAATATCTCTGGATCCATCGTCGTTTCAAAACGCGCCCTTTAGGGGAAGCATCGTTGTATGTTTAA
- the ypdK gene encoding membrane protein YpdK has protein sequence MKYFFMGISFMVIVWAGTFALMI, from the coding sequence GTGAAATATTTCTTTATGGGCATTTCATTTATGGTCATCGTTTGGGCCGGTACTTTTGCCCTGATGATCTAA